From the Calliopsis andreniformis isolate RMS-2024a chromosome 4, iyCalAndr_principal, whole genome shotgun sequence genome, one window contains:
- the LOC143178378 gene encoding uncharacterized protein LOC143178378 isoform X4 produces the protein MVLTVTEDTPADMLAGSMELLVQLPRGNHHQTQRVTVQRSTPMMDLLVQIATAHKLTASSYTLQAIGDRGMVLPHQPNTPIGALDALQVKLLPKQGTFLPKKIKQTNQPFETTFRLQVRLPRNQLYVSRVSPKMNLGEILEEVCREKNLDKNKYELRHPANLEETLDLSLSLQDYHLQEVTLYAKQERALGSALSTQDIMALQRQEERRRQQAKQSVFSFVFKKSKEGSLSTDSLGGRSASPARSDETGRSTSPLQPPTRPQRKRRPAPKPPVQAQPEVSNSSEENTEDSNKDKMMISHSRNSSDSSGYHEASVLSDNLDSAGRLPETLPRRNRIPTEAPRKLAQTSQSSKSLSNLASVSGTLTRGISSTSLSSAGLRKKRAAPPPPVTRPLSSAISTQALERIVDSEESLTSDMDPSKPPSDISAPSKANSDIEEPPKANSDIGVATVSTKLSPIMDLTKPESMNRDEEIKACKLDVESRHRSESINAKLLNDKPGNIAPVEDVPVDGRVPRKKVGEPVPLPKPRNTSTTGSTSMRPQVPKRKLAPPSPLSRSLSSNSNNVDRLSNISAHSRSGSFASDSSSHVADELSDNTVRIEWSRRNSTTFDEKIHITSKVDATSNCSTSEDEVFLTSKVDPTQTFFDHNSIISKENADSLEMIAKDENDMVTNERKLSIDEIRNKNQNITSSTTDNSDQEKKFCAIISTVPKCEHLDVLTENKHLLSTVEKNKPTQGKENMRNKADINDMRVQNKDPKRTKIARTASKSNDFEINMLEKQKRHLTSHGEDITFALNLNVASNVGLEPEKEQDTNHQNIGGQKSHHGLIVSDTKLLETDDLLQKVSDTLSNSLPVSSSNDELVENPEITNITKETDHSNTKKSVKEQNLKQQDNNFPDSTLADTSTPNLTVNLQQDTSDYVSATDEDLLIADWEYQLPAPPSAFRDSVSPDFNSFEKVILSPETVKDPEIAKTEDEVLHKDLKKPLEKQESLTEKKELKESKKGIQEKPLRQQRSDSSLKKEVIYELENKISTLPQGMKDVEFKRTTENSYIPKIVSTDNTLSNFTITTYTRQKSLNIFEENEQQICGRDSDNRFIRGFATLSRSKSCFEESENKNRRDFSAGKQTVNTSEDDDNKLEPKTETESLQRWQTDNEKSNIHRSKSYLSVSEQHKFQNSSSEDKDTKSSRNSEKVEDIGMKKAVSITNLNTTTTKNNEKFSQWRETILKRQEEPTKEKQLQSLQVLKSILPQLKNAQQAEENISKESDETVLLGKTRSKTVSNEHSVESNVVSTRNTKAAPNFEKLELESKKSSVVEMNTKRYTYSGPPMISLGSWSERPTVNVQIKVDKDYKLGTNKNSSKTIVNMSCTKDERDSSTSHENSTNLQKVFDRDNKLETKVEPLTLEKSEPNELAKKLITHTTASGFKKKVPNKIISEPKTMNDKPVVTGVELKRNFLENKQDNNVIDTSPVNFGELSKAFGEDVCLRSKPKRFVLNRHSDLQLENNSNKQNEHVDPDKINVSIDQCLTNGGQKSNLKKFTSVGFKISTTIIDQNQNNAKEPSKEYTKEISKEILNGIPKPPKPPTMPVITGVTLKNVRPKSMPVEIDPRDILLESIRNFGGCKNLKNAAERC, from the exons ATGGTTCTGACTGTAACTGAGGACACACCGGCAGACATGCTGGCCGGAAGTATGGAGCTTTTGGTCCAGTTACCTCGGGGAAATCATCATCAGACACAAAGAGTTACAGTGCAACGAAG TACGCCCATGATGGACCTCCTCGTACAAATTGCCACTGCCCACAAACTGACTGCATCAAGTTACACATTACAAGCCATAGGAGACCGTGGTATGGTTTTACCTCATCAACCAAACACACCTATTGGCGCGTTGGATGCACTTCAG GTAAAACTACTACCAAAACAGGGCACTTTCTTACCAAAAAAGATAAAGCAGACGAATCAACCTTTTGAAACGACTTTCAGATTACAG GTGCGGCTGCCAAGAAATCAATTGTATGTATCCAGAGTCAGTCCTAAAATGAACTTGGGTGAAATTTTAGAAGAAGTTTGTCGAGAAAAGAACTTGGACAAGAACAAATATGAACTTCGGCATCCAG CAAATCTAGAGGAGACGCTAGACCTATCATTATCCTTGCAAGACTACCATCTTCAAGAGGTAACACTGTACGCAAAGCAAGAAAGAGCTCTCGGATCAGCTTTAAGTACGCAGGATATAATGGCTCTACAACGACAAGAGGAAAGACGAAGACAGCAAGCAAAACAAAGTGTCTTTAGCTTCGTGTTCAAAAAGTCAAAAGAAGGTTCCCTGAGCACCGATAGCTTAGGTGGACGTAGTGCATCTCCAGCAAGGAGTGATGAGACTGGTAGAAGCACTAGCCCACTTCAACCACCTACGAGACCTCAAAGAAAACGAAGACCAGCTCCCAAACCGCCTGTTCAAGCTCAGCCAGAAGTTAGCAAC AGTTCTGAAGAAAATACTGAAGATTCGAACAAGGATAAGATGATGATCAGCCACAGTCGCAACAGTAGTGACAGCTCTGGATACCACGAAGCATCCGTATTGAGCGATAACCTTGACTCTGCCGGGAGACTCCCAGAAACGTTACCTAGAAGAAATAGAATACCAACTGAGGCACCTAGAAAATTGGCGCAAACTTCACAGTCCAGCAAGAGCCTGAGCAATCTAGCATCCGTTTCTGGTACGCTTACACGTGGAATTAGCAGCACTTCTTTAAGCTCTGCAG GTCTAAGAAAGAAGAGAGCAGCACCTCCTCCGCCAGTAACCAGACCTTTGTCATCTGCCATTTCTACCCAAGCATTAGAGCGTATCGTTGATTCTGAAGAGTCTTTGACATCGGATATGGATCCATCCAAGCCTCCATCAGATATTAGTGCTCCGTCCAAAGCAAATTCAGATATAGAGGAGCCTCCAAAAGCAAATTCAGATATTGGTGTAGCTACTGTGAGCACGAAATTGTCACCAATTATGGACTTGACCAAACCAGAATCGATGAACAGGGATGAAGAAATTAAAGCCTGCAAACTGGACGTTGAATCGCGACATAGATCAGAATCCATAAACGCTAAATTACTAAATGACAAGCCAGGAAACATTGCACCCGTAGAAGATGTCCCTGTAGATGGTAGAGTACCACGAAAGAAAG TTGGAGAACCCGTTCCACTTCCAAAGCCTAGAAACACTTCGACAACTGGTAGTACCTCGATGAGACCTCAGGTACCAAAGCGCAAGTTAGCACCACCTTCCCCGTTGAGTAGAAGCCTTAGCTCCAACTCCAATAATGTAGACCGCTTGTCGAATATTTCTGCACATTCCCGTAGTGGAAGTTTTGCAAGTGACTCGAGTTCGCATGTCGCTGATGAATTAAGCGATAACACGGTTAGGATTGAATGGAGTAGAAGAAACTCGACTACATTTGATGAAAAGATTCATATCACAAGTAAAGTAGATGCTACTTCAAATTGTTCTACCAGTGAGGATGAAGTATTCTTGACTTCTAAAGTTGATCCTACTCAAACATTCTTTGACCATAACTCAATAATTTCAAAAGAAAATGCAGACTCACTGGAAATGATAGCAAAAGATGAGAATGATATGGTTACTAACGAGAGGAAATTAAGCATTGATGAAATCAGGAACAAGAATCAAAATATTACGTCATCAACAACAGACAATTCTGATCAAGAGAAAAAATTTTGCGCTATAATTTCAACTGTACCGAAGTGTGAACACTTGGATGTTCTAACAGAAAACAAACATTTATTATCAACTGTTGAAAAAAATAAACCTACTCAAGGGAAGGAAAATATGAGGAATAAAGCAGACATTAACGACATGAGAGTACAAAATAAGGATCCAAAGAGAACAAAAATTGCTCGAACAGCATCTAAATCTAACGACTTTGAAATAAATATGTTGGAGAAGCAAAAAAGACATTTAACTTCTCATGGGGAAGATATCACATTTGCTTTAAATTTGAATGTAGCGTCTAACGTTGGTTTAGAGCCAGAAAAGGAGCAAGACACTAATCATCAGAATATTGGTGGACAAAAATCACATCACGGATTGATTGTATCAG ATACAAAGCTGTTGGAAACAGATGATCTGCTTCAAAAAGTATCCGACACATTGTCCAACTCTTTACCAGTTTCATCTTCCAATGATGAACTGGTCGAAAACCCAGAAATAACAAATATCACTAAAGAAACAGACCATTCCAATACCAAGAAATCCGTGAAGGAGCAGAACTTAAAACAGCAAGACAATAATTTCCCAGATAGTACATTAGCGGATACTAGTACACCAAATTTGACAGTAAACTTGCAACAAGATACATCTGACTACGTATCAGCCACTGATGAAGATCTTTTAATCGCGGATTGGGAATATCAGCTTCCAGCTCCGCCGAGTGCTTTTAGAGATTCAGTTTCCCCAGATTTTAATAGCTTTGAAAAAGTTATTTTATCGCCAGAGACAGTTAAAGACCCAGAAATCGCGAAAACAGAAGATGAAGTCTTACATAAAGATCTAAAGAAGCCTTTAGAGAAACAGGAATCTCTAACAGAGAAGAAAGAGCTTAAAGAAAGTAAGAAAGGAATCCAAGAAAAACCTTTGCGACAACAGAGGTCAGATTCTAGTCTCAAGAAGGAAGTGATTTATGAACTAGAAAACAAAATAAGCACACTTCCTCAAGGTATGAAAGATGTGGAATTTAAAAGAACCACAGAAAATTCATATATTCCTAAAAtagtatccacagacaacactcTGTCTAACTTCACCATTACAACCTACACTAGACAGAAGAGTTTAAATATATTCGAAGAGAATGAGCAACAAATCTGTGGAAGGGATTCAGACAATAGATTTATCAGAGGTTTTGCAACATTATCCAGGAGCAAAAGCTGTTTTGAGGAATCTGAAAACAAGAATAGAAGGGACTTCAGTGCAGGAAAGCAAACGGTAAACACCTCTGAAGATGATGATAACAAGTTGGAACCAAAGACTGAAACAGAATCCTTGCAAAGGTGGCAAACTGATAATGAAAAGAGCAATATTCATAGATCCAAAAGCTACTTGTCGGTGAGTGAGCAACACAAATTTCAAAATAGTAGTTCCGAAGATAAAGATACTAAAAGCAGTAGAAATTCAGAGAAAGTGGAAGATATTGGAATGAAAAAAGCAGTAAGCATCACTAATTTGAATACAACTACAACGAAGAACAATGAAAAGTTTTCTCAGTGGCGGGAAACTATTTTAAAAAGGCAAGAAGAACCTACCAAAGAAAAGCAACTGCAGTCTTTACAG GTACTGAAGAGCATTTTGCCACAGTTAAAAAATGCTCAACAGGCGGAGGAAAATATATCCAAAGAATCAGATGAAACAGTATTACTTGGTAAAACGAG ATCCAAGACTGTGTCTAACGAACATTCGGTCGAATCGAATGTAGTGTCGACTCGTAATACTAAAGCGGCGCCAAACTTTGAAAAGCTAGAGCTAGAATCCAAGAAATCCTCAGTAGTAGAGATGAACACAAAGCGTTATACATATTCTGGACCTCCTATGATAAGCTTAGGCAGCTGGTCAGAACGTCCTACCGTTAATGTTCAGATTAAAGTGGACAAAGACTACAAATTAGGAACGAATAAAAACAGTAGTAAAACTATTGTAAATATGAGCTGCACAAAAGATGAGAGGGACAGTTCAACTAGTCACGAAAACTCTACGAATCTCCAAAAAGTTTTTGACAGGGATAATAAATTGGAAACTAAGGTTGAACCTTTAACACTAGAGAAGAGTGAGCCTAATGAATTGGCTAAGAAGCTAATTACACATACTACAGCGTCAGGCTTTAAAAAAAAAGTTCCAAATAAAATCATTTCAGAGCCTAAAACAATGAACGATAAACCCGTAGTAACCGGAGTGGAATTAAAGAGAAACTTCTTAGAGAACAAACAGGACAATAATGTAATTGACACTTCTCCAGTGAATTTCGGAGAGTTATCTAAGGCGTTTGGGGAGGATGTCTGCCTTCGATCAAAACCTAAAAGATTCGTCCTGAATAGACACTCCGATCTTCAGTTGGAAAATAATTCCAACAAACAAAATGAGCACGTTGACCCTGATAAGATCAATGTCAGTATTGATCAGTGCTTAACTAATGGCGGTCAAAAGAGTAATCTCAAGAAATTCACTTCAGTT GGATTCAAAATTTCAACTACTATAATTGACCAAAACCAAAACAACGCGAAGGAACCTTCCAAAGAATACACGAAGGAAATCTCCAAGGAAATACTGAATGGTATTCCAAAGCCACCAAAACCTCCAACAATGCCTGTTATCACGGGTGTTACTTTAAAAAATGTTAGACCAAAATCCATGCCAGTTGAGATAGACCCAAGAGATATTCTACTGGAATCGATTCGAAACTTCGGAGGttgcaaaaatttgaaaaat
- the LOC143178378 gene encoding uncharacterized protein LOC143178378 isoform X2, which yields MVLTVTEDTPADMLAGSMELLVQLPRGNHHQTQRVTVQRSTPMMDLLVQIATAHKLTASSYTLQAIGDRGMVLPHQPNTPIGALDALQVKLLPKQGTFLPKKIKQTNQPFETTFRLQVRLPRNQLYVSRVSPKMNLGEILEEVCREKNLDKNKYELRHPANLEETLDLSLSLQDYHLQEVTLYAKQERALGSALSTQDIMALQRQEERRRQQAKQSVFSFVFKKSKEGSLSTDSLGGRSASPARSDETGRSTSPLQPPTRPQRKRRPAPKPPVQAQPEVSNSSEENTEDSNKDKMMISHSRNSSDSSGYHEASVLSDNLDSAGRLPETLPRRNRIPTEAPRKLAQTSQSSKSLSNLASVSGLRKKRAAPPPPVTRPLSSAISTQALERIVDSEESLTSDMDPSKPPSDISAPSKANSDIEEPPKANSDIGVATVSTKLSPIMDLTKPESMNRDEEIKACKLDVESRHRSESINAKLLNDKPGNIAPVEDVPVDGRVPRKKVGEPVPLPKPRNTSTTGSTSMRPQVPKRKLAPPSPLSRSLSSNSNNVDRLSNISAHSRSGSFASDSSSHVADELSDNTVRIEWSRRNSTTFDEKIHITSKVDATSNCSTSEDEVFLTSKVDPTQTFFDHNSIISKENADSLEMIAKDENDMVTNERKLSIDEIRNKNQNITSSTTDNSDQEKKFCAIISTVPKCEHLDVLTENKHLLSTVEKNKPTQGKENMRNKADINDMRVQNKDPKRTKIARTASKSNDFEINMLEKQKRHLTSHGEDITFALNLNVASNVGLEPEKEQDTNHQNIGGQKSHHGLIVSDTKLLETDDLLQKVSDTLSNSLPVSSSNDELVENPEITNITKETDHSNTKKSVKEQNLKQQDNNFPDSTLADTSTPNLTVNLQQDTSDYVSATDEDLLIADWEYQLPAPPSAFRDSVSPDFNSFEKVILSPETVKDPEIAKTEDEVLHKDLKKPLEKQESLTEKKELKESKKGIQEKPLRQQRSDSSLKKEVIYELENKISTLPQGMKDVEFKRTTENSYIPKIVSTDNTLSNFTITTYTRQKSLNIFEENEQQICGRDSDNRFIRGFATLSRSKSCFEESENKNRRDFSAGKQTVNTSEDDDNKLEPKTETESLQRWQTDNEKSNIHRSKSYLSVSEQHKFQNSSSEDKDTKSSRNSEKVEDIGMKKAVSITNLNTTTTKNNEKFSQWRETILKRQEEPTKEKQLQSLQVLKSILPQLKNAQQAEENISKESDETVLLGKTRSKTVSNEHSVESNVVSTRNTKAAPNFEKLELESKKSSVVEMNTKRYTYSGPPMISLGSWSERPTVNVQIKVDKDYKLGTNKNSSKTIVNMSCTKDERDSSTSHENSTNLQKVFDRDNKLETKVEPLTLEKSEPNELAKKLITHTTASGFKKKVPNKIISEPKTMNDKPVVTGVELKRNFLENKQDNNVIDTSPVNFGELSKAFGEDVCLRSKPKRFVLNRHSDLQLENNSNKQNEHVDPDKINVSIDQCLTNGGQKSNLKKFTSVVGMHSQNQGSFAFKNGINIKNNQPMPVVKGFKISTTIIDQNQNNAKEPSKEYTKEISKEILNGIPKPPKPPTMPVITGVTLKNVRPKSMPVEIDPRDILLESIRNFGGCKNLKNAAERC from the exons ATGGTTCTGACTGTAACTGAGGACACACCGGCAGACATGCTGGCCGGAAGTATGGAGCTTTTGGTCCAGTTACCTCGGGGAAATCATCATCAGACACAAAGAGTTACAGTGCAACGAAG TACGCCCATGATGGACCTCCTCGTACAAATTGCCACTGCCCACAAACTGACTGCATCAAGTTACACATTACAAGCCATAGGAGACCGTGGTATGGTTTTACCTCATCAACCAAACACACCTATTGGCGCGTTGGATGCACTTCAG GTAAAACTACTACCAAAACAGGGCACTTTCTTACCAAAAAAGATAAAGCAGACGAATCAACCTTTTGAAACGACTTTCAGATTACAG GTGCGGCTGCCAAGAAATCAATTGTATGTATCCAGAGTCAGTCCTAAAATGAACTTGGGTGAAATTTTAGAAGAAGTTTGTCGAGAAAAGAACTTGGACAAGAACAAATATGAACTTCGGCATCCAG CAAATCTAGAGGAGACGCTAGACCTATCATTATCCTTGCAAGACTACCATCTTCAAGAGGTAACACTGTACGCAAAGCAAGAAAGAGCTCTCGGATCAGCTTTAAGTACGCAGGATATAATGGCTCTACAACGACAAGAGGAAAGACGAAGACAGCAAGCAAAACAAAGTGTCTTTAGCTTCGTGTTCAAAAAGTCAAAAGAAGGTTCCCTGAGCACCGATAGCTTAGGTGGACGTAGTGCATCTCCAGCAAGGAGTGATGAGACTGGTAGAAGCACTAGCCCACTTCAACCACCTACGAGACCTCAAAGAAAACGAAGACCAGCTCCCAAACCGCCTGTTCAAGCTCAGCCAGAAGTTAGCAAC AGTTCTGAAGAAAATACTGAAGATTCGAACAAGGATAAGATGATGATCAGCCACAGTCGCAACAGTAGTGACAGCTCTGGATACCACGAAGCATCCGTATTGAGCGATAACCTTGACTCTGCCGGGAGACTCCCAGAAACGTTACCTAGAAGAAATAGAATACCAACTGAGGCACCTAGAAAATTGGCGCAAACTTCACAGTCCAGCAAGAGCCTGAGCAATCTAGCATCCGTTTCTG GTCTAAGAAAGAAGAGAGCAGCACCTCCTCCGCCAGTAACCAGACCTTTGTCATCTGCCATTTCTACCCAAGCATTAGAGCGTATCGTTGATTCTGAAGAGTCTTTGACATCGGATATGGATCCATCCAAGCCTCCATCAGATATTAGTGCTCCGTCCAAAGCAAATTCAGATATAGAGGAGCCTCCAAAAGCAAATTCAGATATTGGTGTAGCTACTGTGAGCACGAAATTGTCACCAATTATGGACTTGACCAAACCAGAATCGATGAACAGGGATGAAGAAATTAAAGCCTGCAAACTGGACGTTGAATCGCGACATAGATCAGAATCCATAAACGCTAAATTACTAAATGACAAGCCAGGAAACATTGCACCCGTAGAAGATGTCCCTGTAGATGGTAGAGTACCACGAAAGAAAG TTGGAGAACCCGTTCCACTTCCAAAGCCTAGAAACACTTCGACAACTGGTAGTACCTCGATGAGACCTCAGGTACCAAAGCGCAAGTTAGCACCACCTTCCCCGTTGAGTAGAAGCCTTAGCTCCAACTCCAATAATGTAGACCGCTTGTCGAATATTTCTGCACATTCCCGTAGTGGAAGTTTTGCAAGTGACTCGAGTTCGCATGTCGCTGATGAATTAAGCGATAACACGGTTAGGATTGAATGGAGTAGAAGAAACTCGACTACATTTGATGAAAAGATTCATATCACAAGTAAAGTAGATGCTACTTCAAATTGTTCTACCAGTGAGGATGAAGTATTCTTGACTTCTAAAGTTGATCCTACTCAAACATTCTTTGACCATAACTCAATAATTTCAAAAGAAAATGCAGACTCACTGGAAATGATAGCAAAAGATGAGAATGATATGGTTACTAACGAGAGGAAATTAAGCATTGATGAAATCAGGAACAAGAATCAAAATATTACGTCATCAACAACAGACAATTCTGATCAAGAGAAAAAATTTTGCGCTATAATTTCAACTGTACCGAAGTGTGAACACTTGGATGTTCTAACAGAAAACAAACATTTATTATCAACTGTTGAAAAAAATAAACCTACTCAAGGGAAGGAAAATATGAGGAATAAAGCAGACATTAACGACATGAGAGTACAAAATAAGGATCCAAAGAGAACAAAAATTGCTCGAACAGCATCTAAATCTAACGACTTTGAAATAAATATGTTGGAGAAGCAAAAAAGACATTTAACTTCTCATGGGGAAGATATCACATTTGCTTTAAATTTGAATGTAGCGTCTAACGTTGGTTTAGAGCCAGAAAAGGAGCAAGACACTAATCATCAGAATATTGGTGGACAAAAATCACATCACGGATTGATTGTATCAG ATACAAAGCTGTTGGAAACAGATGATCTGCTTCAAAAAGTATCCGACACATTGTCCAACTCTTTACCAGTTTCATCTTCCAATGATGAACTGGTCGAAAACCCAGAAATAACAAATATCACTAAAGAAACAGACCATTCCAATACCAAGAAATCCGTGAAGGAGCAGAACTTAAAACAGCAAGACAATAATTTCCCAGATAGTACATTAGCGGATACTAGTACACCAAATTTGACAGTAAACTTGCAACAAGATACATCTGACTACGTATCAGCCACTGATGAAGATCTTTTAATCGCGGATTGGGAATATCAGCTTCCAGCTCCGCCGAGTGCTTTTAGAGATTCAGTTTCCCCAGATTTTAATAGCTTTGAAAAAGTTATTTTATCGCCAGAGACAGTTAAAGACCCAGAAATCGCGAAAACAGAAGATGAAGTCTTACATAAAGATCTAAAGAAGCCTTTAGAGAAACAGGAATCTCTAACAGAGAAGAAAGAGCTTAAAGAAAGTAAGAAAGGAATCCAAGAAAAACCTTTGCGACAACAGAGGTCAGATTCTAGTCTCAAGAAGGAAGTGATTTATGAACTAGAAAACAAAATAAGCACACTTCCTCAAGGTATGAAAGATGTGGAATTTAAAAGAACCACAGAAAATTCATATATTCCTAAAAtagtatccacagacaacactcTGTCTAACTTCACCATTACAACCTACACTAGACAGAAGAGTTTAAATATATTCGAAGAGAATGAGCAACAAATCTGTGGAAGGGATTCAGACAATAGATTTATCAGAGGTTTTGCAACATTATCCAGGAGCAAAAGCTGTTTTGAGGAATCTGAAAACAAGAATAGAAGGGACTTCAGTGCAGGAAAGCAAACGGTAAACACCTCTGAAGATGATGATAACAAGTTGGAACCAAAGACTGAAACAGAATCCTTGCAAAGGTGGCAAACTGATAATGAAAAGAGCAATATTCATAGATCCAAAAGCTACTTGTCGGTGAGTGAGCAACACAAATTTCAAAATAGTAGTTCCGAAGATAAAGATACTAAAAGCAGTAGAAATTCAGAGAAAGTGGAAGATATTGGAATGAAAAAAGCAGTAAGCATCACTAATTTGAATACAACTACAACGAAGAACAATGAAAAGTTTTCTCAGTGGCGGGAAACTATTTTAAAAAGGCAAGAAGAACCTACCAAAGAAAAGCAACTGCAGTCTTTACAG GTACTGAAGAGCATTTTGCCACAGTTAAAAAATGCTCAACAGGCGGAGGAAAATATATCCAAAGAATCAGATGAAACAGTATTACTTGGTAAAACGAG ATCCAAGACTGTGTCTAACGAACATTCGGTCGAATCGAATGTAGTGTCGACTCGTAATACTAAAGCGGCGCCAAACTTTGAAAAGCTAGAGCTAGAATCCAAGAAATCCTCAGTAGTAGAGATGAACACAAAGCGTTATACATATTCTGGACCTCCTATGATAAGCTTAGGCAGCTGGTCAGAACGTCCTACCGTTAATGTTCAGATTAAAGTGGACAAAGACTACAAATTAGGAACGAATAAAAACAGTAGTAAAACTATTGTAAATATGAGCTGCACAAAAGATGAGAGGGACAGTTCAACTAGTCACGAAAACTCTACGAATCTCCAAAAAGTTTTTGACAGGGATAATAAATTGGAAACTAAGGTTGAACCTTTAACACTAGAGAAGAGTGAGCCTAATGAATTGGCTAAGAAGCTAATTACACATACTACAGCGTCAGGCTTTAAAAAAAAAGTTCCAAATAAAATCATTTCAGAGCCTAAAACAATGAACGATAAACCCGTAGTAACCGGAGTGGAATTAAAGAGAAACTTCTTAGAGAACAAACAGGACAATAATGTAATTGACACTTCTCCAGTGAATTTCGGAGAGTTATCTAAGGCGTTTGGGGAGGATGTCTGCCTTCGATCAAAACCTAAAAGATTCGTCCTGAATAGACACTCCGATCTTCAGTTGGAAAATAATTCCAACAAACAAAATGAGCACGTTGACCCTGATAAGATCAATGTCAGTATTGATCAGTGCTTAACTAATGGCGGTCAAAAGAGTAATCTCAAGAAATTCACTTCAGTTGTGGGTATGCATAGTCAGAATCAGGGAAGCTTTGCTTTCAAAAATGGTATTAATATTAAGAACAATCAACCTATGCCTGTTGTAAAGGGATTCAAAATTTCAACTACTATAATTGACCAAAACCAAAACAACGCGAAGGAACCTTCCAAAGAATACACGAAGGAAATCTCCAAGGAAATACTGAATGGTATTCCAAAGCCACCAAAACCTCCAACAATGCCTGTTATCACGGGTGTTACTTTAAAAAATGTTAGACCAAAATCCATGCCAGTTGAGATAGACCCAAGAGATATTCTACTGGAATCGATTCGAAACTTCGGAGGttgcaaaaatttgaaaaat